CGCGCCCGCCGGCATCCGCGCGCCGCTCATCGCCACGTTCCACGCGGCGTGCGTGCGGATCCTCCGCGCGCACATCCGCCACCTCGGCTACTCGCCGCACTTCACGATCTACGACGAGGACGACCGCCTGGCGCTCGTGAAGGAGTGCATGCGGGAGCTGGACCTGACCGACCGGATGTGGACGCCCGCCGCGCTCGTCCACCGGATCAGCGCGGCGAAGAACCAGATGGTCTCGGTGGAGGAGGTCGAGCACGCGGCGCGGGGCCCGCGCGAGGAGAAGATCGGGGAACTCTACCGGTGCTATCAGGCGCGCCTCGCTGCGGCGTCGGCCGTGGACTTCGACGACCTCCTGCTCCTCACGGTGCGGCTCTTCGAGGAGGTGCCCGAGGTCCTCCGCCGGTACCGGGACCTCTGGACCCACGTCCTCGTGGACGAGTACCAGGACACGAACCGCGCCCAGTACCGGATCATCCGCCAGCTCACGGGCGAGCACCGCAACGTGTGCGTCGTGGGCGACGCCGACCAGTCGATTTATCGTTGGCGCGGGGCCGACATCCGGAACATCCTCGACTTCGAGACGGACTATCCCGGCACCCGTGTCATCCGGCTCGAGCAGAACTACCGGTCCACCAAGCGCATCCTGGCGATCGCCGCCGCGGTCATCGACAACAACGTCGCGCGCAAGGAGAAGACGCTCTGGACCGAGAACGCCGAGGGCGAGCGCGCCCAGGTCTACCGCGCCTGGGACGAGCACGAGGAGGCCAACTTCGTCGCGCAGGGGATCCGCGCGGCGCGGAGCGCCGGCACCCCGTGGGACGACGTCGCGGTCTTCTACCGCACGAACGCGCAGTCCCGCGTGCTCGAGGACGCGCTGCGGCGCGGCGGCATCCCGTACGTCATCATCGGGTCGGTGAGGTTCTACGAGCGCAAGGAGATCAAGGACGCGCTCGCGTACCTGCGCCTCGTCGTGAACCCGGCGGACGACGTCGCCTTCCGTCGCGCGGTCCAGGCGCCCGGGCGCGGCATCGGCCGCGCGACGCTCGGGCGCCTCGACGACGTGGCCGCGCGCGAGGGGCGCCCGCTCTCCGCGGTCGCCGCGGCGCCGCCGGCCGACGTCACGGGCAAGCCGCGCCGGGCGCTGGAAGACTTCGCCGCCCTCGTCGCGTCCCTCGCCGCCCGGCGCGCGGGCGCCGCCGTGCCCGCGTTCATCGACGAGGTCCTGACCGCCTCCGGCTACCGCGAGGACCTCCGGCGCGAGCGCTCGTCGGAGGCCGAGGCGCGCCTGGAGAACCTCGAGGAGCTGATCGCGGCGGCCGAGGACCACGCCCGGTCGCAGGACGACCCCACGCTCGAGGGCTTCCTGGACGGCGTCGCCCTCGTCAGCGACGTGGACGAGCTGCCGGACGGGACGCGCGGGGTCACGCTCATGACCCTCCACTCGGCCAAGGGGCTCGAGTTCCCCGTCGTGTTCCTCACGGGCATGGAGGAGGGCGTCTTCCCCCACGCGCGCTCGATGGCCTCGACCGACGAGGTCGAGGAGGAGCGGCGCCTCTGCTACGTCGGCGTCACGCGCGCGAAGGAGCGCCTCGCGATCTCCTACGCGCTCCACCGGCGGATGCACGGCTACGGCCTCGGCGAGCCGTCGCGCTTCCTGCTCGAGATGCCCGAGGAGCACCTGACGCTCCTCGGCGCCGCGGGGCGCGAGCCGCGCCGCGACGCCCCCGTCGAGGAGCCGCAGCTCGACGCGGGCGGCGACGACCTGCCGCTCAAGGTCGGGGCGCGCGTCCGTCACGGCCGTTGGGGGGAGGGGCTCGTCGTCGGCGTCGAGCGGAGCGGGGGCGACACGCTCGTGACCGTGCGCTTCGCCTCGGTGGGCCGCAAGCAGCTCTCGCTCCAGTACGCGCGCCTCGAGGAGATCTGATAGCGCCATGCGGAACGTAGCCACCACGCATCTTGGTCAGGGCACGCCCCGAGTGCCCCCGGCCTCGCGGCCCCCGCTACAATGATCTCCCGCGAGGACGTGCTCCACGTCGCGCGGCTCGCGCGGCTCGAGCTCGACGACGCCGAGCTCGAGAAGATGCGCGCACAGCTCGACTCGATCCTGACCTACATCGACCGGCTCAAGGCGCTCGACGTCACCGGCGTCGAGCCGACGTCCCACGCCGTGCCGCTCGTCAACGTGATGCGCGACGACGAGGTCGTCCCGAGCTTCCCCCAGGACGAGATGCTGCGGAACGCTCCCGACCGCGTCGGCGAGCTGTTCCGGGTCCCGCGGATCATCGAGGACTGAGCGTGGTCGGGATGCCGATCCACGAGCTGACCTCCGCATATCGCCGGGGCGAGACGACGCCGACGGCGGCGACCGAGGCCTACCTCGCGCGGATCGCGAAGCTCGACGGCGAGCTCGGGGCCTATCTCACGGTCACGCGCGAGCACGCCCTGCGGGCCGCCGCCGACGCGGACGCGCGCTACCGGGCGGGGACGCCGCTCGGCCCGCTCGACGGTGCGCCGCTCGCCTACAAGGACGTGCTCTGCACGCGCGGCGTGACGACCACCTGCGGCTCCCGGATGCTCGAGCGCTTCGTGCCGCCCTACGACGCGACCGTCATCGCGCGCCTGGCGGCCGCGGGCGCGGTGATGCTCGGCAAGGGCAACATGGACGAGTTCGCGATGGGCTCCTCCACCGAGCACTCGGCCTTCAAGCCGACCCGCAACCCCTGGGACCTCGCGCGCGTCCCCGGCGGCTCGTCCGGCGGTCCCGCCGCCGCCGTCGCCGCGGGCCTCGCCGCGGGCGGGCTCGGCACCGACACGGGCGGCTCGATCCGCCAGCCCGCCGCCTTCTGCGGCGTCGTCGGGCTCAAGCCGACCTACGGGCGCGTCTCGCGCTACGGGCTCGTCGCGTTCGGCTCCTCGCTCGACCACATCGGCCCGTTCGCGCGAGACGTCACCGACGCGGCGCTCCTGCTCCGGGCGATCGCGGGCGCGGACCCGCGCGACTCGACGTGTCTCCCCGCGCCCGTGCCCGACTACGCCGCGGGGCTGCCGCAGGGCCTGACGGGACTGCGGCTCGGGCTCCCCGACGAGTACTTCATCGACGGCATGGACCCCGAGATCGAGCGCGCCGTCCGCGCCGCGGTGGACGTGGTGCGGGGGCTCGGCGCCACGGTCGAGCGCGTCTCGCTCCCGGCGACGCCCCACGCGCTCGCGACCTACTACGTCATCGCCCCCGCGGAGGCCTCGTCGAACCTCGCGCGCTACGACGGCGTGAAGTACGGCCTGCGCGTTCCGGGGGCGCGGGACCTCGTCGAGATGTCGAGCCGCACGCGCGCGGCGGGCTTCGGCGCCGAGGTCAAGCGCCGGATCATGCTCGGCACCTACGTGCTGTCGGCCGGCTACCACGAGGCCTACTACGGGCGCGCCCAGAAGGTGCGGACGCTCGTGCGCCGCGACTTCGACGCCGCGTTCGGCCGTGTGGACCTGATCGTCGCGCCCATGACGCCGAACGTCGCCTTCAAGCACGGGGAGAAGGAGGACCCCCTCGCGATGTACCTGAACGACGTCTTCGCCGTCCCGGCGGACATGACGGGGCTCCCCGCGATCTCGGTGCCGTGCGGGTTCAGCGTGCAGGGGCTGCCGATCGGGCTCCAGTTCATCGGCAAGGCGCTCGACGAGGCCGGCGTCCTGCGCGCCGCGTACGCCTACGAGCAGGCGACGCCGTGGCACACGCGGAAGCCGGCCCTGCCATGAGTACGATGACGAAGCCGAGCTACGAGGTCGTCATCGGGCTCGAGGTCCACGCCCAGCTCCTGACGCGCTCGAAGATGTTCTGCGGCTGCGCCGCGACGTTCGGCGCCGCGCCCAACAGCCAGACGTGCCCGGTGTGCCAGGGGATGCCCGGCGTCCTGCCCGTGGTGAACCGCCGGGCCGTCGAGTTCGGCATCAAGACGGCGCTCGCCTTCGACTGCCGCGTGAACCCGGCGTGCCGGTTCGCGCGGAAGCATTATTACTACCCGGACATGCCGAAGAACTACCAGATCAGCCAATATGAAGAACCGCTCGCCGAAGATGGCTTACTCGAAATCGAAGTCGACGGCACGTCTCGCACCATCGGGATCCAGCGCCTGCACCTCGAGGAGGACGTCGGCAAGCTCCTCCACGAGGGGACGCTGGAGACGGCGCAGGCGAGCCTCGTGGACTACAACCGCTCGGGCGTGCCGCTCATGGAAACGGTCTCGAAGCCCGACCTCCGCTCGCCCGGGGAGGCGGCGGCGTACCTCCGCGCCTTCCGCGCCGTGCTCGTGTACCTCGGCGTCTGCGACGGCAACATGGAGGAGGGCTCGCTCCGCTGCGACGCGAACGTCTCGCTGCGGCCGCGCGGCGCGGCGGAGCTCGGCACGAAGGTCGAGATCAAGAACATGAACTCGTTCCGGAACGTGCAGCGGGCGCTGGAGTTCGAGGTGGAGCGGCAGGCCAAGGCGCTCGGCGCGGGCGAGCGGATCGTGCAGGAGACGCGCCTCTGGGACGCCGAGCGTGGCTACACGCGCTCGATGCGCTCGAAGGAGTTCGCGCACGACTACCGCTATTTCCCCGAGCCGGACCTGGTGCCACTCGAGATCTCCCGCGCGTGGGTGGACGCGATCCGCGCGGGGCTGCCCGAGCTGCCACGCGCGCGGCGACAGCGCTTCGTGACCCAGTACGGCCTACCCCCGTACGACGCCGGTGTGCTGACTCAGGCTCGGGCGCTGGCCGAGTATCACGAACAGGCGACCGCCGCACTGAAGCGGGCGGCGCCCTCGTTGACGCTCAGCCAAGCGGCCAAGAGCACGTCCAACTGGATCATGTCCGAGCTCCTCCATGTGCTGCCGGCAGATGACGAAGCGGCTATCCGCGAAGCCAAAATCACGCCGTCGCGGCTGGCCGGCCTGCTGAAGCTCATCGAGAACGGGACGATCAGCGGCAAGATCGCCAAGGACGTCTTCCAGAAGATGTTCGCGTCGGGCGAGGACGCCCAGGCGATCGTCGCCCGCGAAGGGCTCGTGCAAGTGGCCGACGAGTCGGCGCTCGCGGCGGTCATCGACCAGGTCATCGCGGAGAACCCGAAGGCGCTCGAGGACTACAGAAAGGGCAAGACGGCCGCCAAGGGCGCGTTCGTGGGCCAGATCATGAAGGCCACCCAGGGGAAGGCCAACCCCGCCATGGTCAATCGCCTGCTCGAGGAGAAGCTCTCTAAAATCTGACGCGGGCCGCTATAATCGAAGTGCCCGCCATGATTGAGCTTCATCGCGTATCGAAGGTGTTCTCGGTCGGGCCCGTGAAGGTCCCAGCGCTGACCGACGTCTCCCTGCGGATCGGCAAAGGGGAGTTCGCCGTGCTCACCGGCGCGTCGGGGGCGGGGAAGACGACGCTCCTCCGCCTGCTCTACCGCGACGACCTCCCGAGCGAGGGCGAGGTCGAGGTCCTCGGGTACGACGTCGGCGCGCTCCGCCGCTCGCAGGTCGCGGCCCTGCGCCGCTCGATCGGCGTCGTCTTCCAGGACGCGAAGCTCCTGCCCGCGCGCACCGTCTACGAGAACGTGGCCTTCGTCCTGCGCGTCCTCGGCACGCCCCGGCGCGAGATCACCCCGCGCGTCTTCGACGCCCTCCGCACCGTCGGCATCTCGGCCCGCGCCCAGGCCTATCCCGCCCAGCTCTCGCAGGGGGAAGCTCAGCGCGCGTCCCTGGCCAGGGCGATCGTCAGGAAGCCCGCGTTGCTCCTCGCCGACGAGCCGACGGGGAACCTCGACGACGCGATGCAGGCCGAGATCATCGACGTGATCAAGGCCATCCAGGCGGTCGGGACGACCGTGGTCCTCGCCACCCACCAGGCGCGGCTCGTCCAGATGCTGCGCCGCCGCACGATCACGCTCGAGGGCGGCTGCCTCGTGAAGGACGAGGGCTAGGCGTGCTCGGCTTCCTCATCGGCGAGGCCCTCCGCGACCTCCGGCGCGCCGGGCGCGTCGCGGTGAGCGCGATCGTGCTGATCACGCTCTCGCTGGCCGCGCTCGGCGGCTTCTGGCTCCTCTCGTCGAACCTCAAGCGCGCCGTCACGAACTGGCGCGAGCGTGTCCGGATCATCGTCTATCTCAAGCGCGAGCCGGCGCCGAGCGAGGAGGGAGCGCTCCTCGAGCGGGTCCAGCGCGTGCCCGGCGTCGCGGGCGTCGCCTACATCAGCAAGGCGGACGCCCTCAAGTCGCTGAAGCAGGTTCTCGGCAAGGACGCGAGCGTCGTCGCCCAGCTCCCGACGAACCCGCTGCCCGCGTCGCTCGAGGTGACGCCGGCCGCCGAGGGGGCGACGCCCGAGGGCGCGCGCGCCCTGCTCGCGCGGCTCCAGACGCTGCCCGAGGCCGACGAGGTCGCGGGCGGCGTGGGCTGGGTCGA
This sequence is a window from Candidatus Methylomirabilota bacterium. Protein-coding genes within it:
- a CDS encoding ABC transporter permease, whose protein sequence is MLGFLIGEALRDLRRAGRVAVSAIVLITLSLAALGGFWLLSSNLKRAVTNWRERVRIIVYLKREPAPSEEGALLERVQRVPGVAGVAYISKADALKSLKQVLGKDASVVAQLPTNPLPASLEVTPAAEGATPEGARALLARLQTLPEADEVAGGVGWVERLSQWQRLVTTIGLGVGAVLAVAAILTVTTATTIILHARRDEMEIMRLVGAPEATIRLPLLLQGMLQGLLGALLALGALVLAHELVAPRLEPLVNITLGLSHLRFLPPTSLAALLIAGTVFGALGGWLARGSREP
- a CDS encoding ATP-binding cassette domain-containing protein codes for the protein MIELHRVSKVFSVGPVKVPALTDVSLRIGKGEFAVLTGASGAGKTTLLRLLYRDDLPSEGEVEVLGYDVGALRRSQVAALRRSIGVVFQDAKLLPARTVYENVAFVLRVLGTPRREITPRVFDALRTVGISARAQAYPAQLSQGEAQRASLARAIVRKPALLLADEPTGNLDDAMQAEIIDVIKAIQAVGTTVVLATHQARLVQMLRRRTITLEGGCLVKDEG
- the gatC gene encoding Asp-tRNA(Asn)/Glu-tRNA(Gln) amidotransferase subunit GatC, which gives rise to MISREDVLHVARLARLELDDAELEKMRAQLDSILTYIDRLKALDVTGVEPTSHAVPLVNVMRDDEVVPSFPQDEMLRNAPDRVGELFRVPRIIED
- the gatA gene encoding Asp-tRNA(Asn)/Glu-tRNA(Gln) amidotransferase subunit GatA — its product is MPIHELTSAYRRGETTPTAATEAYLARIAKLDGELGAYLTVTREHALRAAADADARYRAGTPLGPLDGAPLAYKDVLCTRGVTTTCGSRMLERFVPPYDATVIARLAAAGAVMLGKGNMDEFAMGSSTEHSAFKPTRNPWDLARVPGGSSGGPAAAVAAGLAAGGLGTDTGGSIRQPAAFCGVVGLKPTYGRVSRYGLVAFGSSLDHIGPFARDVTDAALLLRAIAGADPRDSTCLPAPVPDYAAGLPQGLTGLRLGLPDEYFIDGMDPEIERAVRAAVDVVRGLGATVERVSLPATPHALATYYVIAPAEASSNLARYDGVKYGLRVPGARDLVEMSSRTRAAGFGAEVKRRIMLGTYVLSAGYHEAYYGRAQKVRTLVRRDFDAAFGRVDLIVAPMTPNVAFKHGEKEDPLAMYLNDVFAVPADMTGLPAISVPCGFSVQGLPIGLQFIGKALDEAGVLRAAYAYEQATPWHTRKPALP
- the gatB gene encoding Asp-tRNA(Asn)/Glu-tRNA(Gln) amidotransferase subunit GatB, whose protein sequence is MSTMTKPSYEVVIGLEVHAQLLTRSKMFCGCAATFGAAPNSQTCPVCQGMPGVLPVVNRRAVEFGIKTALAFDCRVNPACRFARKHYYYPDMPKNYQISQYEEPLAEDGLLEIEVDGTSRTIGIQRLHLEEDVGKLLHEGTLETAQASLVDYNRSGVPLMETVSKPDLRSPGEAAAYLRAFRAVLVYLGVCDGNMEEGSLRCDANVSLRPRGAAELGTKVEIKNMNSFRNVQRALEFEVERQAKALGAGERIVQETRLWDAERGYTRSMRSKEFAHDYRYFPEPDLVPLEISRAWVDAIRAGLPELPRARRQRFVTQYGLPPYDAGVLTQARALAEYHEQATAALKRAAPSLTLSQAAKSTSNWIMSELLHVLPADDEAAIREAKITPSRLAGLLKLIENGTISGKIAKDVFQKMFASGEDAQAIVAREGLVQVADESALAAVIDQVIAENPKALEDYRKGKTAAKGAFVGQIMKATQGKANPAMVNRLLEEKLSKI
- a CDS encoding 3'-5' exonuclease, encoding APAGIRAPLIATFHAACVRILRAHIRHLGYSPHFTIYDEDDRLALVKECMRELDLTDRMWTPAALVHRISAAKNQMVSVEEVEHAARGPREEKIGELYRCYQARLAAASAVDFDDLLLLTVRLFEEVPEVLRRYRDLWTHVLVDEYQDTNRAQYRIIRQLTGEHRNVCVVGDADQSIYRWRGADIRNILDFETDYPGTRVIRLEQNYRSTKRILAIAAAVIDNNVARKEKTLWTENAEGERAQVYRAWDEHEEANFVAQGIRAARSAGTPWDDVAVFYRTNAQSRVLEDALRRGGIPYVIIGSVRFYERKEIKDALAYLRLVVNPADDVAFRRAVQAPGRGIGRATLGRLDDVAAREGRPLSAVAAAPPADVTGKPRRALEDFAALVASLAARRAGAAVPAFIDEVLTASGYREDLRRERSSEAEARLENLEELIAAAEDHARSQDDPTLEGFLDGVALVSDVDELPDGTRGVTLMTLHSAKGLEFPVVFLTGMEEGVFPHARSMASTDEVEEERRLCYVGVTRAKERLAISYALHRRMHGYGLGEPSRFLLEMPEEHLTLLGAAGREPRRDAPVEEPQLDAGGDDLPLKVGARVRHGRWGEGLVVGVERSGGDTLVTVRFASVGRKQLSLQYARLEEI